In Sparus aurata chromosome 3, fSpaAur1.1, whole genome shotgun sequence, the following are encoded in one genomic region:
- the LOC115578637 gene encoding HLA class I histocompatibility antigen, B-53 alpha chain-like, translated as MKLIVILVLLWTAVAGSRETHSLHYIYTALSKDLGLPGIHKFTAIGMLDSRMIDYFDSKTKEKVPKQTWMRERLDPDFWVKGTQSRLKKQQWFEVNINILKDRMRQNDTDLHVLQWMVGCEGEMQEDGTMKFHRGMDRYNYDGSDFLSFNNFRSVWVAPVTAAEETKRKWDNDTDLNNKIKGYLENECMQWLNKFWSYGMNQLNTASPPEVYVLTRDTNIESNIRLTCLATGFYPQDIIMWIKRDGRKLYREDGLESSGVRPNEDDTFQRRDSVEILRKDKSRYTCEVIHEASSVYVMKEWENSGSGSGGPIIGAAVGGLLVLVAVVLVV; from the exons ATGAAGTTAATCGTCATTTTAGTCCTTTTGTGGACAGCGGTGGCGGGAAGTAGGG AGACACATTCCCTCCATTACATCTACACCGCCCTCTCCAAAGATCTCGGTCTCCCAGGCATCCACAAGTTCACAGCCATTGGTATGCTGGACAGCAGGATGATTGACTACTTTGACAGCAAAACTAAAGAGAAAGTTCCCAAACAGACCTGGATGAGAGAGCGACTGGATCCAGACTTCTGGGTCAAAGGCACACAGTCCCGTCTGAAAAAGCAGCAGTGGTTCGAAGTCAACATCAACATCCTGAAGGATCGTATGAGACAGAACGACACAG ATCTCCATGTTCTTCAGTGGATGGTTGGCTGTGAGGGTGAAATGCAGGAAGACGGCACGATGAAGTTCCACCGTGGCATGGATAGATACAACTACGATGGATCTGACTTCCTGTCCTTCAACAACTTCCGCTCAGTCTGGGTCGCCCCggtcacagcagcagaagagaCCAAGAGGAAGTGGGATAATGACACTGACCTGAATAATAAAATTAAAGGCTACCTGGAGAATGAGTGTATGCAGTGGCTGAACAAGTTCTGGAGTTACGGGATGAATCAGCTCAACACAGCCT ctccacctgagGTGTACGTGTTAACACGGGACACCAACATCGAGTCAAACATCCGTTTGACGTGCCTGGCGACAGGTTTCTACCCCCAAGACATCATCATGTGGATCAAACGGGACGGCCGCAAACTGTATAGAGAGGACGGACTGGAGAGCTCGGGCGTTCGACCGAATGAAGACGACACGTTCCAGAGACGAGACAGTGTGGAGATCTTAAGGAAGGACAAGTCCAGATACACCTGTGAAGTCATTCATGAAGCATCCAGTGTGTATGTGATGAAAGAGTGGG aaAACTCAGGTTCTGGCTCAGGAGGACCCATCATTGGTGCGGCAGTTGGAGGGCTCCTGGTCCTGGTCGCTGTGGTGCTGGTCGTCTAA
- the LOC115578634 gene encoding major histocompatibility complex class I-related gene protein-like isoform X1, which produces MKSIVIFVLLWTAVAGSRETHSLHYIYTALSRDLGLPGIHKFTAMGMLDNRMIDYFDSKTKQKVPKQTWMKAQLDPEYWVKGTQSRLSKQQWFEVNINILKDRMRQNDSDLHVLQWMVGCEGEMQEDGTMKFHRGMDRYNYDGTDFLSFDNFHSVWVALVKAAEETKRKWDNDTVLNNYTKSYVENECMQWLNKFWSYGMNQLKTASPPEVYLLSRDTNVESNIRLTCLATGFSFQDIIMWIKRDGRKLYREDGLQTLGVRPNEDNTFQRRDSVEILRKDKSKYTCEVIHEASSVYVMKEWENSGSGSGGSIIGAAVGGLLVLVLVAVVLVV; this is translated from the exons ATGAAGTCAATCGTCATTTTCGTCCTTTTATGGACAGCGGTGGCGGGAAGTAGGG AGACACATTCCCTCCATTACATCTACACCGCCCTCTCCAGAGATCTCGGACTCCCGGGCATCCACAAGTTCACAGCCATGGGCATGCTGGACAACAGGATGATTGACTACTTTGACAGCAAAACTAAACAGAAAGTTCCCAAACAGACCTGGATGAAGGCTCAACTGGATCCAGAATACTGGGTCAAAGGCACACAGTCCCGCCTAAGCAAGCAGCAGTGGTTCGAAGTCAACATCAACATCCTGAAGGATCGTATGAGACAGAACGACTCAG ATCTCCATGTTCTTCAGTGGATGGTTGGCTGTGAGGGTGAAATGCAGGAAGACGGCACGATGAAGTTCCACCGTGGCATGGATAGATACAACTACGATGGAACCGACTTCCTGTCTTTTGACAACTTCCACTCAGTTTGGGTCGCCCTGGTCAAAGCAGCAGAAGAGACCAAGAGGAAGTGGGATAATGACACCGTCCTGAATAATTACACCAAAAGCTACGTGGAGAATGAGTGTATGCAGTGGCTGAACAAGTTCTGGAGTTACGGGATGAATCAGCTCAAAACAGCCT ctccacctgagGTATACCTGTTATCACGGGACACCAACGTCGAGTCAAACATCCGTTTGACGTGCCTGGCGACAGGTTTCTCCTTCCAAGACATCATCATGTGGATCAAAAGGGACGGCCGCAAACTGTATAGAGAGGACGGACTGCAGACCTTGGGTGTTCGACCGAATGAAGACAACACGTTCCAGAGACGAGACAGTGTGGAGATCTTAAGGAAGGACAAGTCCAAATACACCTGTGAAGTCATTCATGAAGCATCCAGTGTGTATGTGATGAAGGAGTGGG aaAACTCAGGTTCTGGCTCAGGAGGATCCATCATTGGTGCGGCAGTTGGAGGgctcctggtcctggtcctggtcgcTGTGGTGCTGGTCGTCTAA
- the LOC115578634 gene encoding H-2 class I histocompatibility antigen, L-D alpha chain-like isoform X2, with amino-acid sequence MGMLDNRMIDYFDSKTKQKVPKQTWMKAQLDPEYWVKGTQSRLSKQQWFEVNINILKDRMRQNDSDLHVLQWMVGCEGEMQEDGTMKFHRGMDRYNYDGTDFLSFDNFHSVWVALVKAAEETKRKWDNDTVLNNYTKSYVENECMQWLNKFWSYGMNQLKTASPPEVYLLSRDTNVESNIRLTCLATGFSFQDIIMWIKRDGRKLYREDGLQTLGVRPNEDNTFQRRDSVEILRKDKSKYTCEVIHEASSVYVMKEWENSGSGSGGSIIGAAVGGLLVLVLVAVVLVV; translated from the exons ATGGGCATGCTGGACAACAGGATGATTGACTACTTTGACAGCAAAACTAAACAGAAAGTTCCCAAACAGACCTGGATGAAGGCTCAACTGGATCCAGAATACTGGGTCAAAGGCACACAGTCCCGCCTAAGCAAGCAGCAGTGGTTCGAAGTCAACATCAACATCCTGAAGGATCGTATGAGACAGAACGACTCAG ATCTCCATGTTCTTCAGTGGATGGTTGGCTGTGAGGGTGAAATGCAGGAAGACGGCACGATGAAGTTCCACCGTGGCATGGATAGATACAACTACGATGGAACCGACTTCCTGTCTTTTGACAACTTCCACTCAGTTTGGGTCGCCCTGGTCAAAGCAGCAGAAGAGACCAAGAGGAAGTGGGATAATGACACCGTCCTGAATAATTACACCAAAAGCTACGTGGAGAATGAGTGTATGCAGTGGCTGAACAAGTTCTGGAGTTACGGGATGAATCAGCTCAAAACAGCCT ctccacctgagGTATACCTGTTATCACGGGACACCAACGTCGAGTCAAACATCCGTTTGACGTGCCTGGCGACAGGTTTCTCCTTCCAAGACATCATCATGTGGATCAAAAGGGACGGCCGCAAACTGTATAGAGAGGACGGACTGCAGACCTTGGGTGTTCGACCGAATGAAGACAACACGTTCCAGAGACGAGACAGTGTGGAGATCTTAAGGAAGGACAAGTCCAAATACACCTGTGAAGTCATTCATGAAGCATCCAGTGTGTATGTGATGAAGGAGTGGG aaAACTCAGGTTCTGGCTCAGGAGGATCCATCATTGGTGCGGCAGTTGGAGGgctcctggtcctggtcctggtcgcTGTGGTGCTGGTCGTCTAA